TCCGTCACGCGGCACCGCCCTCGGCCAGGGCGGGCGCCGGGCGCAGCGGCAGCCGCACCTCGAAGACCGCGCCCCCCTCCGGCGACGCGCCGGTGACCGTCAGCGTGCCCTCGTGCCGGGTCACCGCCTGCCGCACCAGGGCGAGCCCGAGCCCCCGCCCGCCGGGTCCGGCCGGCTTGGTGGAGAAGCCGCGCTGGAACACCAGGTCGGCGTGGCCGGGGTCGACGCCGGGACCGGTGTCCGTGACCCGGAGCACCAGTTCGGCCGCCGAGGCGTACGCCGTCACGGTCACCCGCGCCCGCGCGCTGCCCCGCGCCGCGTCCACCGCGTTGTCGATCAGGTTGCCGAGGATGGTCACCAGGTCCCGGGCGGGCAGCTCGTCGGGCAGCAGACCGTCGTCCAGGCGGCTGTCGGAGGACACCACCAGCTCCACGCCCCGCTCGTTGGCCTGGGAGGTCTTGCCCAGCAGCAGCGCCGCGAGCACCGGCTCGCTCACCGCCGCCACCACCTGGTCGGTCAGCGCCTGCGCCAGCTCCAGCTCGGCGGTGGCGAACTCCACGGCCTCCTGGGCCCGGCCCAGCTCGATCAGCGACACCACGGTGTGCAGCCGGTTCGCCGCCTCGTGGGCCTGCGAGCGCAGCGCCTGGGTGAAGCCCCGCTCGGTGTCCAGCTCGCCCATCAGCGACTGGAGTTCGGTGACGTCGCGCAGGGTGACGACCGTGCCGCGGTGCTCGCCGCCGGAGACGGGGGAGGTGTTGACCACCAGCACCCGGGAGGCGGTCAGGTGCACCTCGTCCACCCGGGGGTGGGAGGACAGCAGCGCACCGGTCAGCGGGGCGGGCAGGCCGAGCCCGGCGACCGAGCGGCCCACCACGTCCTCGCCCACGCCCAGAAGCTCCCGCCCGCCGTCGTTGATCAGCGCCACCCGGTACCGTCCGTCCAGCATCAGCAGCCCCTCGCGGACCGCGTGCAGCGCCGCCTGGTGGTAGTCGTGCATCCGGCTCAGCTCGGTCGCGTTCATGTTGTGGGTGTGGCGGCGCAGCCGGGCATTGACGACGTACGTGCCGACCGCGCCCAGCAGCAGCGCCCCGCCGGCCACCCCGAGCAGCGCCGTGACCTGGTCCTGGAGGCGCTCGCTTATCCGGTCCACGGTGATGCCGGCGCTGACCAGGCCGACGATCCGGCCGCCGTCCGTGACCGGGGTCACCGCGCGCACGGAGGGGCCGAGGGTGCCGGTGTAGGTCTCGGTGAAGGTGCGCCCCTGCCGGGCGGGGGCGGTGGTGCCGAGGAAGCGTCTGCCGATCTGGCGGCGGTCCGGGTGGGTCCAGCGGATTCCGGCCGGGTTCATGATCGTGACGAAGTCGACGTTGGCGTCCCGGGTGACCTTCAGGGCGTACGGCTCCAGCAGCGCGGTCGGGTCCGGGGTGCGGATCGCGTCGCGGACCGCGGGGGAGTCGGCGATCGAGCGGGCCACCGCGGTGGCCTGCCGGGCGGCCGCGTCCTCGGCCTGCCGCCGGTCGCTGACGTAGGTGAACAGCGCGTATCCGGCCACGACCACCGCTATCAGCACGGCCTGCATGGCGAACAGCTGGCCCGCCAGGCTGCGGGGACGGGGCAGGGACGGAAGACGCATGCCAGCCAGTGTGCCCCCCGGCCGTGGCGTGAACTAAATGAACGCAAGCGTGACCGCCCTCACAGGCCGGGAGATAGTCACCGCGTTCCCCAGCACCACCCCGGACGTGAGCCGCACGCCGGTCGTGCACCGACGAAGACGTCAAGGAGGGCAGTCGTGGCCGCCACCACTCCCGATACGGCACCTGCCGCACCCCGCGCCAAGCGGGACCGGACCCATTACCTGTACATCGCCGTCATCGTGGCGGTCGTGATCGGCATCGCGGTCGGTCTGATCTGGCCGGACGCCGCGGTGAAGCTCCAGCCGCTGGGCGCCGGGTTCGTCAACCTGATCAAGATGATGATCTCGCCGATCATCTTCTGCACCATCGTGCTCGGCATCGGGTCCGTGCGGAAGGCGGCCAAGGTGGGTGCCGTCGGCGGCATAGCCCTCGGCTACTTCCTCGTGATGTCGCTGGTCGCCCTCGCCATCGGCCTCGTCGTCGGCAATGTGCTGCACCCCGGCTCCGGGCTCCATCTGACGGACGCCCTCAAGCAGACGGGGCAGGCGCAGGTCGGCAAGGACGCGCTGCCGCCCGTGGACTTCGTGCTGTCGATCATCCCCAAGACGTTCGTGTCCGCCTTCACCGAGGGCCAGGTCCTCCAGACGCTGCTGGTCGCCCTGCTCGCCGGGTTCGCCCTCCAGGCCATGGGCGCGGCCGGGCAGCCGGTGCTGCGCGGCGTCGAGCACCTCCAGCGGCTGGTCTTCCGCATCCTGTCCATGGTGATGTGGGCGGCGCCCGTCGGCGCGTTCGGCGCGATCGCGGCGGTCACCGGCTCGGCGGGCCTGGACGCGCTCAAGAGCCTCGCGGTGCTGATGCTCGGCTTCTACCTCACCTGTGTCCTGTTCGTCTTCGTGGTGCTCGGCGCGGTGCTGCGGCTGGTGGCCGGGGTCAACGTCTTCTCCCTGTGCAAGTACCTGGCGCGGGAGTTCCTGCTGATCCTGTCCACGTCCTCCTCCGAGTCCGCGCTGCCCCGGCTGATCGCGAAGATGGAGCACCTGGGCGTGAGCAAGCCGGTCGTCGGCATCACCGTGCCGACCGGCTACTCCTTCAACCTCGACGGCACGATGATCTACATGACCATGGCGTCGCTGTTCATCGCGGACGCGCTGGGCACCCCGATGTCGGTGGGCGAGCAGATTCCGCTGCTGCTGTTCCTGCTGCTGGCGTCCAAGGGCGCGGCCGGCGTCAGCGGGGCGGGCCTCGCCACCCTGGCCGGCGGTCTGCAGTCGCACAAGCCCGCGCTGGTGGACGGCGTCGGTCTGATCGTCGGAATCGACCGGTTCATGAGCGAGGCGCGGGCGCTGACGAACTTCGCGGGCAACGCGATCGCCACCGTGCTGGTGGGCACGTGGACCAAGGAGATCGACAAGGCGCGGGTGCGGCAGGTGCTCGCCGGCGAGCTGCCGTTCGACGAGGCGGCGTTCGACGTGCAGACGAGTACGGTTGCCCCGGTTCCCGAGCCCCGGGAGGAGAAGCTGGCCAGGGCCTAGCTGTGCTGTCCCGGGACGTTGGTGACACGCGTGCTGGGTGCTTGAACAGGTGAGGGCCTTCTGGGTTCGGTGTGGATTGCGACATCTACCGCCGACCGCCAGGAGGCCCTCGTGTCCCACCGTAACGCCCCGCTGACGCCGACTGGGAGGCTGCGTCTGGCCCGGTGTGTCGTGGACGACGGCTGGCCGCTGCGCCGGGCCGCGGAACGCTTCCAGGTCAGCCACACCACAGCCGCACGCTGGGCCAGCCGCTACCGGCAGCTGGGCGAGGCGGGCATGCACGACCGCTCCAGCCGCCCGCACCATCAACCCCGCCGCACCCCGGCTGCCGTCGAGGCACAGGTTCTGCGGCTGCGGCGCGAGCACCGGATCGGCCCGCTGCGACTCGCCGCCCGCACCGGCATCGCCGCATCCACCGTCCACCGCATCCTCGTCCGCCACGGCCTGCCTGCCCTGGCCGCCTGCGACCGGGCCACCGGCGAACCCGTCCGCCGCTACGAACGCGCCCGGCCCGGCGAACTCATCCACATCGACGTCAAGAAGCTCGGCCGCATCCCAGAAGGCGGCGGGCACCGCACCCAGGGCCGTGCCGAAGGCCGACGCAACCGCACCGGAGTCGGCTACGCCTACCTGCACACCGCCCTGGACGACCACACCCGCCTCGCCTACACCGAAGACCTGCCCGACGAGACCGCCACCACCTGCGCCGGCTTCCTACGACGAGCAACTGCCTGGTTCGCCCGGCAAGGCGTCATCGTCGAGCGGGTCCTGACCGACAACGCCTGGGCCTACACCAAGAACACCTGGCGCCAGACTTGCCGCGACCTGGGCATCAGCCCCCGCTGGACCAGGCCCTGGCGGCCCCAGACCAATGGCAAGGTCGAACGCTTCCACCGCACCCTGCTCGACGAATGGGCCTACATCCGGCCCTACACCTCAGACACCGAACGACAAGCGGCGTTCCCCGACTGGCTGGACTGGTACAACTACCACCGACCCCACACCGGCATCGGCGGCCACCCACCAGCCAGCCGCGTCACCAACCTGTCCGAACAGCACACCTAGCCCCGCCCTTCGCACTCCGGATGTCCGGCCCCGCCTGAACCGGGGCCGGGCATCCGGCATTTCGGCGTCAGGAGCCGGAACTCACCTCGGCCACCAGGGCGGTGGCCGTCTCGGCGGGCACGCCGGCCGCGGTCAGGACGGTGACCGTGGCGGAGCGGCCCGCCTCCTGCGCCGGCAGCAGCCCGTCGTTGACGGCCTCCATCACCGCGAACAGGGTCTGCTCGTGCACGTAGGCCAGGGCGGGCGCGGGCAGCGGCGAGGTGAACACCCCTTCGTCCAGGCCCTGCTGGAGCACCCTGATCTTGGCCGCGCGCACCGGGGCGAGCCGCTCGCGGATGCCCTGGACGGTGACCGTGCGCTGGGCGAGCGCGATCAGCAGCCGGTACCGGTCCGCGGTCGCCCACACCGCCAGCACCGAGCGGGCCAGGGCCCTCGCCGGGTCGTCCGCCCCCGTGCGCACCGCCGCGTCCGCTTCCCCCAGGGCCCGCACGGCCTCGTCGGTGAGGGTGCTGATCAGCGCCTCACGGCTCGGGAAGTGACCGTACACGGTCCGTCGTACGACTCCGGCGGCGCGCGCGATCTGGTCCATGGAGGCATCCGGGTCGCGCAGCAGCTCGGCGAGGGCGACGTCGAGGATGCGGCGCCGGTTCGCGTCGGCGCGGCTGGGGTTACCCGTGGTCATGGCAGTCATTCTGCACGTCCTCCCATGAGTTGCACAGCACTGTGCAACGGCGTACATTGCACATCGTTGTGCAATTGCACGCTGCTGTGCAAGTACCGACGTGAATCCGAGGAAGGCAAACCGCTGCCATGCGACTCGTCATGACCGAACCGGTCGAGAAGATGGAGCGCCCGTACGCCCGGCGCTGGTGGGCCCTGCTGGTGCTCTGCCTGAGCCTGCTGATCATCGTGATGGCGAACACCGCCCTCACGGTCGCGGCGCCCGACATGACGAAGGACCTCGGCCTGTCCAGCGCCGACCTCCAGTGGGTGATCGACGGCTACACCGTCCCCTACGCGGCGCTGATGCTGCTGCTCGGGGCGATCGGCGACAAGTACAGCCGGCGCGGGGCGCTCGTGCTCGGCCTGCTCGTCTTCGGCGGCGGCGCCGTCTTCGGCTACCTCGCCGACAGCGCCGCGACCGTGATCGCCGCCCGCGCGGTGATGGGCGTCGGCGCGGCGCTGATCATGCCGGCCACGCTGTCGCTGCTCGCGGCGACCTTCCCGCGGGCCGAGCGGGCCAAGGCGATCACGCTGTGGACCGCCACCGCCGGTCTCGCCATCGCCGCCGGACCGGTGGTCGCCGGCGCCCTGCTGCGGGACCACGGCTGGTCCTCGACCTTCCTCATCAACGTGCCGATCGCGGCCGTGGCCCTGGTCGCCGCCTTCGTCCTGGTCCCGCCGTCCAAGGCCGGCCACCACGACCGCATCGACTACGTGGGCGGCCTGCTGTCCGTGCTCTGGACTGGTGCGCTCGTCTACATGATCATCCAGGGCCCGCACTTCGGCTGGGGCGCCAAGGCCGTCACGGCCGCCGTGATCGCGGGCGCCGGACTGGTCGCGTTCGTCCTGTGGGAGCTGCGCCACCCGCGTCCGATCCTGGACGTCCGCCGCTTCGCGAACCGCCGCTTCGCCGGCTCCAACCTGGCCGTGGCCCTGTTCTTCCTGGCCGTCTTCGGCGCGTTCTACTTCCTCACCCAGCACCTCCAGTTCGTCCTCGGCTACGACGCCCTGCAGACCGGCGTGCGGATGCTGCCGCTGGCCGGCGCGGTCTTCGTCGGCTCGGCCCTGACCGGCTGGCTCACCCCGCGCGTCGGCATGAAGTGGACGGTCGGCGCGGGCATGGTCCTCGGCACGGTGGCGCTCGCCCTGCTCACCCGGGTGGACGCGGGCTCCACGTACGGCGACTTCCTGGCCCCGCTGATCATCCTGGGCCTCGCCATCGGCCTCGCCCTCTCGCCCTGCACCGACGCGATCATGGGCGCCTTCCCGGAGTCCGAACTGGGCGTCGGCGGCGCGGTCAACGACACCTCGCTGGAGCTGGGCGGCTCGCTCGGCATCGCCATCCTCGGCTCGCTGCTCGCGACGTCGTACGGCAACCACCTCGGTGACGCCACCGCCGGCAGCAAGCTCCCGCCGAGCGCCCTCGACACCGCCCAGGACTCGGTCGGCGCCGGGTACGCCGTCGCGCAGGGCATCGCCGACAAGGCGCACCAGGTCGCCGCGCAGGCCGCCCACGCGAGCAGCCCGCAGCAGGCCGCCCAGCTCAAGCAGCAGGCCGGCGAACTGGCCGCCGGCGCCCGCCAGATGGCCGACGCGGTCGGCTCCTCCTTCTCCGACGCCGTCGCCCACACCAGCCTCGTCGGCGCGGTCGTGCTCGGCGTCGGCACGGTCCTGGTCGCCCTGCTGCTGCCGGGCCACTCCACCGCGGCGCGGGCGGCGCAGGTGACGGAAGCGGAGAAGGAGCCGGCGGACACCTCGGCTCGCTGAGGGCTTCCCACCCGCATCGGTTAACGTGCCGTTCCGGACCGACCGGAACGGCACGCCGCCGCGTGGCGTCACAGAGAGCATGGAGGCACGGGGGATGAAGATCGACTGGGACCGGCGCACCTGCGCCCGCAAGGGGCACGTCACCTACGCGCCCGACGACCCCCGGCTGCGGGTGCGGCTGCACGCGCGGACCGGGCTCGGGGACGTCTGGCGCTGTCTGCGCTGCGGCGACTTCGTGCTCGGCGAGCCCGACGGCTCGGGGCCGGCCGAGGACGCGCCGCTGGTGCCGCGCGGCAAGGTGCTGCGGGACCTGTTCATCCTGCGCTTCCTCGCGATCGAGCGGGCCGTGCGCGGGGTGTTCATAGTGCTGGTCGCGGTGGCGGTGTGGAAGTTCAGCAACAGCCAGGACGCGGTACGCCGGCTGTTCAACGAGTACCTGACCGTCCTGCGGCCGGTGTTCCGCCACTTCCACTACGACCTCGACCACTCACCCGTGGTCGGCTCCATCCAGAAGGCCTTCGGCTACAAGCACTCCACGCTGCTCCTGGTCGCCGGTGTGCTCCTGGCCTACGCCCTGATCGAACTGGTCGAGGCGGTCGGCCTGTGGCGCGCCAAGCGCTGGGCGGAATACCTCACGGTCGTCGCCACGGCCGCGTTCCTCCCGCTGGAGATCTACGAGCTGACGGAGAAGATCAGCTACCTCAAGATCGCCACCCTCACCCTCAACATCCTCGCCGTCCTCTACATCGCCCTCGCCAAGCGCCTGTTCGGCCTGCGCGGCGGCCGCCGCAAATTCGACGAGGAACGCCACAGCGCGTCTTTGCTGGAGGTGGAGGAGTCGGCGGGGGTGCTGGTCTGACATCCGGCCGCTTGCCTTGACCCCGGCGTCAACGCCTACCGTCGCACGCATGCGAATCGGCGAGCTGGCCGCCCGGGCCGGGACCACGACGCGTGCCCTGCGTTATTACGAGGCGCGTGGGCTGCTTCCGGCGCGGCGGGACGAGAAGGGGCATCGCAGGTACGACGAGGAAGACCTCGGACTCCTGCGGCAGATCCGGGTGCTCCAGGACTTCGGGTTCGAGCTGGAGGAGACGCGGCCGTTCGTGGAGTGTCTGCGGGCGGGGCATCCGCAGGGCGACGCGTGTCCCGCGTCGCTCGTGGTCTACCGGCGCAAGCTCGCGGAGCTGGACGCGCTGATCGGGCAGCTGACGGCGGTGCGGGAGACGGTCGCGGGGCAGTTGCGGCGGGCCGAGCGGGCCCGGGACGAGCTGGCCGCCGAGGCATCGGTTCCGGGGGGTCCGGAACCCGTGTGCGAACTGGGAGGGCAGCGGTTGTGAGTGTGACGAGCGCAGTGGCCGAGGTGTCCGACGCCGACTTCGAGGCGGAGGTGCTCGGCGCTGAGCTGCCGGTGCTGGTGCAGTTCACGGCCGAGTGGTGCGGGCCGTGCCGGCAGCTGGCACCGGTGCTGAGGGACATCGCCGCCGAGGAGGGCGACCGGCTGAAGGTCGTCCAGGTGGACGTGGACCGCAGTCCGCGGACCACCATGGCCCACGGGGTGCTGGCGACGCCCACGCTCATGGTCTTCCGCGGCGGTGAGCCGGTGCGGTCGATGGTGGGGGCGCGGGCGAAGCGGCGGCTGCTGGCCGAGCTGGCGGACGTGCTCTGAGCGGACCGAGAGACACGGAAATCCCCCGGGCAATTGCGCCCGGGGGATTTCTTTGCGTATATTCGGTGGTTCGTGACTTCCTGTTCACAGGGTCACCGAAAAGCTTTGTGAGCACAGTATATCCGGGCGGGAGCGGAATTGTCAAACACCGAATTTCCAGACGATGAATTGCGCCGCGAACAGGAATTCATCGACGGCCTGTACGCGCGCGTGGACGTGCTGCGCGGGGAGGCGGAGGCCTCGGTCGGGGACGCGCTCGCGCAGGGCGACAAGCCCATGCAGGCCCGGCTGGAGCGGGACATCCTGGTGGCCGAGCGGTCCGGGCTGCTCGCCGCGCTGAACGCCGTGGACGGATCGCTGTGCTTCGGACGCATCGATCTCGCCGACGGCGCGAGCCATCACATCGGGCGGATCGGACTGCGGAAGGACGACGCCGAGCGCACCCCCGTGCTGGTCGACTGGCGGGCCGAGGTCGCCCGGCCGTTCTACCTGGCCACCGGCCACACCCCGATGGGGCTGCGGCGGCGCCGCCACATCGCCACCGAGGGACGCACCGTCACCGCCCTGCACGACGAGATCCTGGACCTCGGCGACGCCACCCGCACCGGGCACGAGGACCACAACGGCGACGCCGTGCTGCTGGCCGCGCTGAACTCGGCGCGCACCGGCCGGATGGGCGACATCGTGCGGACCATCCAGGCCGACCAGGACCGCATCATCCGGGCGCCGCACCGCGGCGTGCTGGTGGTGGAGGGCGGCCCGGGCACCGGCAAGACCGCCGTGGCGCTGCACCGGGCGGCGTACCTGCTGTACGAGCACCGGGAGTTGCTGGCCCGCCGTGCCGTGCTGATCGTCGGACCCAACCCGGCCTTCCTCGGCTACATCGGCGAGGTGCTGCCCTCCCTCGGCGAGACCGGTGTGCTGCTGGCCACGGTCGGCGAGCTGTTCCCCGGGGTGAAGGCCACCGCCGCCGACACCCCGGAGGCGGCCGCCGTCAAGGGCGGCGCCGCGATGGCCGACGTGCTCGCCGAGGTGGTGCGCGACCGGCAGGCGCTGCCCGACCCGGTCATCGCGATCGAGCACGACCGCGAGGTGCTGATGCTGGACGACGGCCTGGTGAGCGTCGCCCGTGAACGCACCCGGGCCGCGAAGCTGCCGCACAACGCGGCCCGCGAGCACTTCGAGGGCCACATCCTCAACACCCTCACCGAGCTGTACGCCGAGCGGGTCGGCACCGACCCCTACGACGGCGGCAGTCTGCTGGACGCCTCCGACATCACCCAGATCCGCGACGAACTCGCACAGAACCCCGAGGTCTGGGACGCCATCGACCGGCTGTGGCCCCGCATCACCCCGCAGCGGCTGGTCGCCGACTTCCTGGCCGAGCCCGAGGGGTACCTCTGTGCCGAGGACGCCGCCGCGATCCGCCGCCCGGTGACCCGCGCGTGGACCGTCGCCGACGTACCGCTCCTCGACGAGGCCGCCGAACTCCTCGGCGAGGACGACCGGCTGGCCCGCTCCCGCGCGGAGCGGGAGCGCGCGGCGCAGATCGCGTACGCGCAGGGGGTGCTGGACGTGTCGTACGCCTCGCGGACCTACGAGTTCGAGGACAAGGAGGACGACGACCCGGAAGCCTCGGAGGTGCTGTCCGCGCACGACATCATCGACGCCGAGCGGTTCGCCGAGCGGCAGGAGGAGGCCGACCACCGCAGCGCGGCCGAGCGGGCCGCCGCGGACCGGACCTGGGCGTTCGGGCACATCATCGTGGACGAGGCGCAGGAGCTGTCGCCGATGGCCTGGCGGCTGCTGATGCGGCGCTGCCCGACCCGCTCCATGACCCTGGTCGGCGACCCGGCGCAGACCGCGGAGGCGGCCGGCGTCGGCTCCTGGGCGAAGATCCTCGCCCCGTACGTCGAGGACCGTTACGAGCACACGCGCCTCGGCGTCAACTACCGCACCCCGTCCGAGATCATGGACCTCGCCGCGGCCGTGGTCCGGGCCGAGGACCCCGGGTTCCAGCCGCCGAGTTCGGTGCGCTCCACGGGCGTACGGCCCTGGGTGCGCCGGGCAGACGACGACCTGCCCGCCGCGGTGGCCGAGGCGGTCGCCGAACTCACCCCGGCCGAGGGCCGCCTGGCGGTCATCGCCCCGCGCCGCCTGCACCGGGCGGTCGCCGCCCGCCTCGACGGCGTCACGGCCGGCGCGGAACCCGACCTCACCCGGACGGTCGTCCTGCTGGACCCCCGCCAGTCGAAGGGCCTGGAGTTCGACTCGGTCCTGGTGGTCGAGCCGGGCGAGTACGGCACCAGCGACCTCTACGTGGCCCTGACCAGGGCGACCCAGCGGCTGGGGGTGCTGTACACCGGCGAGCTGCCCGCGGCCCTGGCCGGGCAGCCCGCGTAGCGGGCCCGGCGCCCGAGGCCGGGCGCTCCGCGGCGGCGTGCCGCGGGGCGCCCGGCCGTCAGGCCGGCCGCAGCCACACCGTGGCCGAGGGGGGCAGGGTCAGGCGGACGGAGGCCGGGTGGCCGTGGGCGGCCCGGGGCTCCGCCTTCAGCGGCCCCGGATTGGTCACACCGCTCCCGCCGTAGCGCTCGGCGTCCGTGTTCAGCATCTCCGACCAGGCCGGGACGTCGTCCGGGACGCCGATCGCGTAGTCGGGGCGGGGCACCGGGGAGAAGTGGCAGACGACGAGTACGGGGGCGCCGGCGGCGGAGAGCCGGAGGAAGGCGAGCACGTTGTCGTCGGCCGCGTCGCCGGTGATCCACCGGAACCCGGACGGATCGGTGTCCCGCTGCCACAGCGCCGCGGTGGCCCGGTAGCGGGCGTTGAGATCGCGCACGAGGTCGCGGACGCCCCGGTGGTCGGGCTCGGCGGGATACGACGGGTCGAGGAGCCACCAGTCCGGGCCGTGCGCCTCGGACCACTCGGCGCCCTGGGCGAACTCCTGCCCCATGAACAGGAGTTGCTTGCCCGGGTGGGCCCACATGAAGCCCAGGTAGGCGCGCAGGTCCGCGCGTTGCCGCCACCAGTCGCCCGGCATCTTGGAGACCAGGGACCGCTTGCCGTGCACCACCTCGTCGTGGGAGATCGGCAGGACGTAGTTCTCGCTGTACGCGTACATCATCGAGAAGGTCATCTCGTGGTGGTGGTACGCGCGGTGCACGGGGTCGTGGGACATGTACTGGAGCGAGTCGTGCATCCAGCCCATGTTCCACTTCAGCCCGAAGCCCAGCCCGCCGCTGTCGGTCGGCCGGGTCACCCCGTCCCAGGCGGTGGACTCCTCGGCGACGGTGACCACGCCCGGGCAGCGCCGGTA
This Streptomyces misionensis DNA region includes the following protein-coding sequences:
- a CDS encoding HelD family protein, producing the protein MRREQEFIDGLYARVDVLRGEAEASVGDALAQGDKPMQARLERDILVAERSGLLAALNAVDGSLCFGRIDLADGASHHIGRIGLRKDDAERTPVLVDWRAEVARPFYLATGHTPMGLRRRRHIATEGRTVTALHDEILDLGDATRTGHEDHNGDAVLLAALNSARTGRMGDIVRTIQADQDRIIRAPHRGVLVVEGGPGTGKTAVALHRAAYLLYEHRELLARRAVLIVGPNPAFLGYIGEVLPSLGETGVLLATVGELFPGVKATAADTPEAAAVKGGAAMADVLAEVVRDRQALPDPVIAIEHDREVLMLDDGLVSVARERTRAAKLPHNAAREHFEGHILNTLTELYAERVGTDPYDGGSLLDASDITQIRDELAQNPEVWDAIDRLWPRITPQRLVADFLAEPEGYLCAEDAAAIRRPVTRAWTVADVPLLDEAAELLGEDDRLARSRAERERAAQIAYAQGVLDVSYASRTYEFEDKEDDDPEASEVLSAHDIIDAERFAERQEEADHRSAAERAAADRTWAFGHIIVDEAQELSPMAWRLLMRRCPTRSMTLVGDPAQTAEAAGVGSWAKILAPYVEDRYEHTRLGVNYRTPSEIMDLAAAVVRAEDPGFQPPSSVRSTGVRPWVRRADDDLPAAVAEAVAELTPAEGRLAVIAPRRLHRAVAARLDGVTAGAEPDLTRTVVLLDPRQSKGLEFDSVLVVEPGEYGTSDLYVALTRATQRLGVLYTGELPAALAGQPA
- a CDS encoding sensor histidine kinase, with the translated sequence MRLPSLPRPRSLAGQLFAMQAVLIAVVVAGYALFTYVSDRRQAEDAAARQATAVARSIADSPAVRDAIRTPDPTALLEPYALKVTRDANVDFVTIMNPAGIRWTHPDRRQIGRRFLGTTAPARQGRTFTETYTGTLGPSVRAVTPVTDGGRIVGLVSAGITVDRISERLQDQVTALLGVAGGALLLGAVGTYVVNARLRRHTHNMNATELSRMHDYHQAALHAVREGLLMLDGRYRVALINDGGRELLGVGEDVVGRSVAGLGLPAPLTGALLSSHPRVDEVHLTASRVLVVNTSPVSGGEHRGTVVTLRDVTELQSLMGELDTERGFTQALRSQAHEAANRLHTVVSLIELGRAQEAVEFATAELELAQALTDQVVAAVSEPVLAALLLGKTSQANERGVELVVSSDSRLDDGLLPDELPARDLVTILGNLIDNAVDAARGSARARVTVTAYASAAELVLRVTDTGPGVDPGHADLVFQRGFSTKPAGPGGRGLGLALVRQAVTRHEGTLTVTGASPEGGAVFEVRLPLRPAPALAEGGAA
- a CDS encoding IS481 family transposase, encoding MSHRNAPLTPTGRLRLARCVVDDGWPLRRAAERFQVSHTTAARWASRYRQLGEAGMHDRSSRPHHQPRRTPAAVEAQVLRLRREHRIGPLRLAARTGIAASTVHRILVRHGLPALAACDRATGEPVRRYERARPGELIHIDVKKLGRIPEGGGHRTQGRAEGRRNRTGVGYAYLHTALDDHTRLAYTEDLPDETATTCAGFLRRATAWFARQGVIVERVLTDNAWAYTKNTWRQTCRDLGISPRWTRPWRPQTNGKVERFHRTLLDEWAYIRPYTSDTERQAAFPDWLDWYNYHRPHTGIGGHPPASRVTNLSEQHT
- a CDS encoding cation:dicarboxylate symporter family transporter, which codes for MAATTPDTAPAAPRAKRDRTHYLYIAVIVAVVIGIAVGLIWPDAAVKLQPLGAGFVNLIKMMISPIIFCTIVLGIGSVRKAAKVGAVGGIALGYFLVMSLVALAIGLVVGNVLHPGSGLHLTDALKQTGQAQVGKDALPPVDFVLSIIPKTFVSAFTEGQVLQTLLVALLAGFALQAMGAAGQPVLRGVEHLQRLVFRILSMVMWAAPVGAFGAIAAVTGSAGLDALKSLAVLMLGFYLTCVLFVFVVLGAVLRLVAGVNVFSLCKYLAREFLLILSTSSSESALPRLIAKMEHLGVSKPVVGITVPTGYSFNLDGTMIYMTMASLFIADALGTPMSVGEQIPLLLFLLLASKGAAGVSGAGLATLAGGLQSHKPALVDGVGLIVGIDRFMSEARALTNFAGNAIATVLVGTWTKEIDKARVRQVLAGELPFDEAAFDVQTSTVAPVPEPREEKLARA
- a CDS encoding MerR family transcriptional regulator, with product MRIGELAARAGTTTRALRYYEARGLLPARRDEKGHRRYDEEDLGLLRQIRVLQDFGFELEETRPFVECLRAGHPQGDACPASLVVYRRKLAELDALIGQLTAVRETVAGQLRRAERARDELAAEASVPGGPEPVCELGGQRL
- a CDS encoding DUF2127 domain-containing protein, translating into MKIDWDRRTCARKGHVTYAPDDPRLRVRLHARTGLGDVWRCLRCGDFVLGEPDGSGPAEDAPLVPRGKVLRDLFILRFLAIERAVRGVFIVLVAVAVWKFSNSQDAVRRLFNEYLTVLRPVFRHFHYDLDHSPVVGSIQKAFGYKHSTLLLVAGVLLAYALIELVEAVGLWRAKRWAEYLTVVATAAFLPLEIYELTEKISYLKIATLTLNILAVLYIALAKRLFGLRGGRRKFDEERHSASLLEVEESAGVLV
- a CDS encoding thioredoxin family protein, with amino-acid sequence MSVTSAVAEVSDADFEAEVLGAELPVLVQFTAEWCGPCRQLAPVLRDIAAEEGDRLKVVQVDVDRSPRTTMAHGVLATPTLMVFRGGEPVRSMVGARAKRRLLAELADVL
- a CDS encoding MFS transporter, which translates into the protein MRLVMTEPVEKMERPYARRWWALLVLCLSLLIIVMANTALTVAAPDMTKDLGLSSADLQWVIDGYTVPYAALMLLLGAIGDKYSRRGALVLGLLVFGGGAVFGYLADSAATVIAARAVMGVGAALIMPATLSLLAATFPRAERAKAITLWTATAGLAIAAGPVVAGALLRDHGWSSTFLINVPIAAVALVAAFVLVPPSKAGHHDRIDYVGGLLSVLWTGALVYMIIQGPHFGWGAKAVTAAVIAGAGLVAFVLWELRHPRPILDVRRFANRRFAGSNLAVALFFLAVFGAFYFLTQHLQFVLGYDALQTGVRMLPLAGAVFVGSALTGWLTPRVGMKWTVGAGMVLGTVALALLTRVDAGSTYGDFLAPLIILGLAIGLALSPCTDAIMGAFPESELGVGGAVNDTSLELGGSLGIAILGSLLATSYGNHLGDATAGSKLPPSALDTAQDSVGAGYAVAQGIADKAHQVAAQAAHASSPQQAAQLKQQAGELAAGARQMADAVGSSFSDAVAHTSLVGAVVLGVGTVLVALLLPGHSTAARAAQVTEAEKEPADTSAR
- a CDS encoding TetR/AcrR family transcriptional regulator — encoded protein: MTAMTTGNPSRADANRRRILDVALAELLRDPDASMDQIARAAGVVRRTVYGHFPSREALISTLTDEAVRALGEADAAVRTGADDPARALARSVLAVWATADRYRLLIALAQRTVTVQGIRERLAPVRAAKIRVLQQGLDEGVFTSPLPAPALAYVHEQTLFAVMEAVNDGLLPAQEAGRSATVTVLTAAGVPAETATALVAEVSSGS